tggTTCCCgtaagttcgcaataaatagaataaaattgtagtacgaaatctgcgaagttttggaCAAAACTTCGTTTtctttgaattagagtagacctacAGAATAGTTTTAAAGtgcacatttatttactactagctacttccaagcggtttcacccgctctgcttggctcctattggtcatagcgtgatgttttatagtctatagccttcctcaataaatgcactattcaacacaaaaagaattattcaaatcggaccagtagttctggagattagcgcgttcaaacaaacaaacaaactcttcattcagctttataatattataatattataagtggagcatacagtagcggtgtgccctgcatgggctgagcaccgccgtgtccttagggatgtgatcggcgacggtgacctctcgcgtccggctctggttcaggccatggtgcggagcgaggggggatgggacgccgtctcctcctttgcgaagcagtcatgctagctaaggaggagacggagcgcgtgagagaacgatcctcctcacgtccTAGCCGCCGCagtagacactccgggcgtcggggatcgcgtgacgatctccggccaccgtaagtgcgggtctgcggacggcgagcaagggtagctcgccgcccgaccagaaccagacccgtgcgtgcagcgcgtcgcgttccgcgcgcgcctcaaagagccagaccaccacagatgaggcccagcagggctgatgcccgacccggagctgcggacaacgtaaaaggttaccggggctccggttcaaagcagaagaagacactccctctcgcctcacctagggcgggagaagtcattggatgattttccccctcaaaaaaaaaaaaagataaagaaatatgATGAAAATTAAGTCTAATCTGACATTACTAAGCCTGAAAACCATGAAGGGAAGTTTccaatcactaaaataacattaacagtaTCATCCATAGTTGGCTATTAATGACTATTAActgtttttaatcgatttattaGCCGAATTATATTAAGCGGAATAACCAACACTACCTCTGGAGGACGCGAGCCGAACATACGCGTGATAATGTCATTGCGAATTACGATTTCTTATTATTCAGAAAATCCGCGGATTTGATTTTCGAATCCGGATTGACAACTCGAGTAAAAATGTACGGATATCCGGATTTTTCGGATTACGGATAGTCCGGATTGGATTCCCTAGTCCCCACCGCTCCTCACGacgccagtcggccctacacgcccgtagtgaaagcacatgcgcGCGCGACTCCGTCGCGCGGCGCCCTACCTTGTACTTAACTTAAGATTATTGTGTTGAACTGtattactgctgtctgtgtTACCTatgtgattgtcactaactgtataattataaaataataaacttttgtacatccattacaaaaattgcgcccaactcgtggctcgtgctcgaaagtacctacgcgagtgcgaacgtattccacgctctgttgaagtctgttgtgtacctactgtaCCGAGGCTGTAATCGTCGTGTCTCGAGAAGATGCCGAAAACGCGCGGACAGACGGCCATCGAGAACCGCAGTAGCGATAGTGACGAAGAGTTCACGGATACGCGAGTGGCGGGAACCGCCGCGGACAACAACATGGCGGCGGCGTCACCTACTACAACGGACCGACGCGATACGAATATGATCACAATGTCAGAAGACCAATCTAGGATCCTGGCCAGCGTGATGAGGAGGTCGACTCAACCTCCTGCTGCAGGAGTGCACGGCTCGGTTCGATGGAGCCGCCTGCAACGCGGACGTCGTGGAAGCATTCATCGAGAGCGTGCTCGTATACAAGGAGTGCGCAGGCGTATCAGACGACCACGCGTTACGAGGACTGCCGATGCTGCTGACCGGAGACGCCGCCGTGTGGTGGCGAGGAGTGCGACCTACGGTGGAAAGCTGGGACGACGCGTTACGCCGGCTGCGCTTCATGTACGGCGCGGCGCGCCCAGCCCACAGGATCTTACGCGACATATTCGCGACAGAACAACAAAGTGAAAGTGCCGACGTATAAATTTCGCGTGTGCGTGCTAACATTTCGCAGTTACCATATCCTTTACCAGAACAAATGCAACTCGATATAGTGTATGGCCTGTTACACCGTAGAATCCGCAAACGTGTTCCGCGTGATAGCGTAAGTAGTGTCGACTGTCTACTTGAGAGAGCTAGGTACGTAGAGGAGACGCTGGGCGAAGCGAACCAATCTAGTACATCGTCTCACAACAATAATACCGCGAACACGAACTTACGTGATAAAGATAACCCTTCAACCTCGaccggtaaaaatattaacccgcAAACGGCTGCGGTGAAAAATGTCAACCCTCAAACGACTACGTCCGACTCTAGTTCGAACATAGATAGTAGTAGCGCGACTTCTAAACGTGTTAGACCACGCTGTGCACGCTGCAAACGTTTCGGACACACGATGGACGAGTGTAAGTCGAAAGGTAATGAGTTAGCTTGTTATGGTTGCGGTCGTGAAGGCGTTATACGGTCGAAATGTCCCACTTGTAAAGGcaagtgcaaggaagatgcaccagccgcggccgccgacgggaaggtaagtttccaaagtgcttatacacacgattcctccacgtcgcagccgacgataaatattgaagtggCTTCGTTCGCAGAGTATGAACGACGCAGGCCGTGGACAAACCGCGAAGTTCATCCCTAGGAGAGACGGCCCGTATCGTATTCGGGAAGTGGTAAGTTCCACCATTTATGTTATCGAGGGACTTACGCGAGCTGAACACATTGGACGGTACCATGAGTCACACTTAACGCCATTCGTCGGCGACATCGTGTCTCCGGTTCGTAAGAAGCGCAAGCGTGGTCGACCCCGTAAATTCGATGCTAGTCCGAACGCGAGGGCGCTATGTCCGAACTAGAGGGGGAGtgtgtagcgagaatatcatccgacgcgtcgttTACacgcttcgcgcgctaacgcaagccgcggcgtccccaccgctcctcacgtcgccagtcggccctaaACGCCCGTAGTGTACTTAACTTAAGATTATTGTGTTAAACTGtattactgctgtctgtgtTACCTATGTACAATCACATAACATTATACtaactgtataattataaaataatacacttttgtacatccattacatatgtagtatatgtaatatgtgataataatatgtagttggtTTTTTCTTGCAGTATTGGGTCGACTATAAATCGAAATTGAAAAGAAGGGCGTCAACAGTCAGACTTTCGCAGACTCAGACTGGTGGCGGACCTCCAAGTGTCCCTCCTCTCAGCgacattgaaaaaaaatttaTATCAATAATGGGTGAGGGTTATGGTAGTGGATTACCTAATGTACAGGTGGACCCTTTTGTaagtattaaacaaaatttatgatatgttttgcaattttattaaaatgcatagttaatttaaatatatattacattTCAGGCTCCACAAGCCATCACTAGCTCTGCTGCAGCAACAGAAGGGGCTATGGTTGTCTGGCCTGCAGACTCACCTAATTTAATTGAGAGTATATCACGTCAGGAAGAGGTACCATCGCCGGCAGCGGTGCCACCAGTAATACCACAGCAGGAGGGGCTACCAACACAGCCTCCTCTGGTACAACCTCTTCAAGGGGAAATACCACTCCCTCGCTTAGTACCCCGTGTACGTTCACGCCGGCGACGTGGCATGAGCAAGGAGGAGGCTCGCCGGCAACTCGTACAATTAAGCCAAGAAAGATTGGCAGTGGACCAAGAAAGATTGGCAGTGGACCAAGAAAGATTGGCAGTGGACCAAGAAAGATTGGCAGTGGAAAGAGAAAATGCAgaatcattaaaacaaatacttataggaattaataaaatagcGGATAAAATGGACaggtaatacatacatttattatacagtgaaacctcgttaagtgagacatctcaaataaacatttgtctcatttacagagggttccattaatggaggtgaacataacataacataacattgtggaggtttctcacttattcaggtcccacttaaccaagtctgtatttattattattaacatttatttaaaattttctaaatttacatttttaaaaaatacaaaataaaataatatttaaaaatataaaaataggagccgaccattagcgggagcatggtccaa
The genomic region above belongs to Spodoptera frugiperda isolate SF20-4 chromosome 12, AGI-APGP_CSIRO_Sfru_2.0, whole genome shotgun sequence and contains:
- the LOC118268702 gene encoding uncharacterized protein LOC118268702 isoform X2, whose amino-acid sequence is MSVAGGNATAEEKKPGYCEDSTDSDNDTERKRLLRRISTSKCVGRLPVVKEGYLMKQTRSFQRWQRRYFRLRGRTLYYAKEKDYWVDYKSKLKRRASTVRLSQTQTGGGPPSVPPLSDIEKKFISIMGEGYGSGLPNVQVDPFAPQAITSSAAATEGAMVVWPADSPNLIESISRQEEVPSPAAVPPVIPQQEGLPTQPPLVQPLQGEIPLPRLVPRVRSRRRRGMSKEEARRQLVQLSQERLAVDQERLAVDQERLAVDQERLAVERENAESLKQILIGINKIADKMDRTGGRETSDEGASSS
- the LOC118268702 gene encoding myb/SANT-like DNA-binding domain-containing protein 4 isoform X3 produces the protein MASTSESLPNRRRRVTYNQLEVLWDFLNTNKEVALGYNKSAHAREHSRRMWENVSEHLNAQGEGAVKSGKDWCTYWVDYKSKLKRRASTVRLSQTQTGGGPPSVPPLSDIEKKFISIMGEGYGSGLPNVQVDPFAPQAITSSAAATEGAMVVWPADSPNLIESISRQEEVPSPAAVPPVIPQQEGLPTQPPLVQPLQGEIPLPRLVPRVRSRRRRGMSKEEARRQLVQLSQERLAVDQERLAVDQERLAVDQERLAVERENAESLKQILIGINKIADKMDRRTGGRETSDEGASSS
- the LOC118268702 gene encoding uncharacterized protein LOC118268702 isoform X1, producing the protein MSVAGGNATAEEKKPGYCEDSTDSDNDTERKRLLRRISTSKCVGRLPVVKEGYLMKQTRSFQRWQRRYFRLRGRTLYYAKEKDYWVDYKSKLKRRASTVRLSQTQTGGGPPSVPPLSDIEKKFISIMGEGYGSGLPNVQVDPFAPQAITSSAAATEGAMVVWPADSPNLIESISRQEEVPSPAAVPPVIPQQEGLPTQPPLVQPLQGEIPLPRLVPRVRSRRRRGMSKEEARRQLVQLSQERLAVDQERLAVDQERLAVDQERLAVERENAESLKQILIGINKIADKMDRRTGGRETSDEGASSS